Within the Herbaspirillum sp. RTI4 genome, the region CGAGTCGAGCAAGAAGCTGGATTTGCGATAGAGCGAACCGCCCGATACCGCCTGCACGAAAGCGCCCAGCAAACCCGCTGCCAGCGGCGCTTCGAACAGCACCGGGCAACGGCGCGTACTCAGTTTGCGGGCATTCAAGCGGGCCAGCGCACGTTCTGCGGCGTAACGACCGATGGCTTCCGGCGCGGCCAGTTTGGCCGGATCGCGGCTGGACGAATACCAATCGTCGCGCTGCATATTGCCGCCCTTGCCGGCAATCGGCGCGACCGAAATTGAATGCCGTGAAAACGGATATCCGGCCATGAAGCCGCGCGAATTGGCCGTCACGAAATGCGATTGCTGCGCGTAAATGCTGGCACCCTCGCTATTGGTGATGCGCTTGTCGACTGCAAATGCCGCTGCCTCGCAGCGCTGCGCCAGCTCCACCGCCTCGGCAGCGGAAATCTGCCACGGCGTGCAGAGCTTCAAATCGGGCGGATTGCTTTCCATCTGGTCGGCGTCCGGCAAACCGGCGCAATCGTCGATGGCGGTAAAGCGGGCGATGTTCCAGGCGGCCTCGACCGTATCGCGCATGGCCTGCTGCGAAAAATCCGAGGTGCTGGCATTGCCGCGCCGCACATTGCGACCTTCGCCCAGATAGACGGTAATGCCTATCCCTTTATCCTTGTTTTGCTCTATGGTCTCGATACTGCCCTTGCGCACGGCGACCGACAGGCCGCTGCCTTCGCTGATATCGACCACCGCGTCGGAAGCCCCTTTTTCGCGCGCAAAACGCAGCAGATCGTGGGCTAACTGTTGTAATTGGTCTTGACTATGGATGAATACGCTATCGTTCATGTGCCTGTTTCTAAGGAATGGGTGGCAAAAGGGTTATCATAGCAGTCGTTTAGCTTTCTCTCACATCCCCCATGCCAAATCCCAATCGCGGATCTTGCGGCTTTCAATCCAACGAATTCGAGCAAGAGTACGACCGCCCTTCCAAATCGCAACTTAAACGCGATATGACCGCGCTCCAGAAACTGGGCGCAGAGCTCGTCGCGGAATCCCGCGACCGCGTCAAACGCGTCCCTATGCCAGAAGATGTGCGCGACGCCATCCTTGAATGCCAGCAAATCAAGGATCACGAAGGCCGCCGCCGGCAAATGCAGTATGTCGGCAAAAAAATGCGCACGCTCAACGAAGAAGAACTCGCCGCTATCCAGCGCACGCTCGATAGCTGGCGCGGCCTGTCGAAAGCCGACACTGCCGCCATGCACGCGCTGGAACGCCGTCGCGAAAAATTGCTGAAAGATGATGCCGAACTGACCAAGCTGCTGGGTCTGTATCCGCAACTCGACGCACAGCAATTGCGCACGCTCATCCGCAACGCCCGCAAGGAACAAGCGGAAAACAAGCCGCCCAAGGCTTACCGCGAAATTTTCCAGATCCTCAAGCAATTGCAGGCTGGCGGCAAAACCAAGCGCGATCACGACCATGACGGCGAAGACGATGCCGACATCGATGACGGCATGGACGACGGTGACGACGAACACTACAAGCACGATGGCCACGACGAGCACGACGGCGTCTGAGTCTGCCATGCACAGCGGTGACGAAGTCAGCGTCGATGCCAGCCACGACACGGCCGATACCCTGCGCATCGGTCTGGTCTCGGTTTCCGACCGCGCCTCCGGCGGCGTGTATCAGGATCAGGGCATTCCCGCCTTGCAGGAATGGCTGACAGGCGCGCTGCGCACCCCCTGGCGCGCCCATACCCGACTCGTTCCCGACACCCGCACCGACATCGAAGCCGCGCTGATTGAGCTGGTCGACGTGGTCGGCTGCCATCTGGTACTGACTACCGGCGGCACCGGCCCGGCGCGACGTGACGTGACGCCGGAAGCCACGCTGGCAGTAGGCACCCGCGAAATGCCCGGTTTCGGCGAGCAAATGCGCCAGATCAGCCTGCAATTCGTGCCGACCGCCATCCTGTCGCGTCAGGTCGCGGTGATTCGCGAAATGCCGGCCGAGGTCTCCCTGCATGCCGCACTCATCATGAATCTCCCGGGTCAGCCCAAATCGATACGGGAAACGCTGGAAGGCCTGCGCAACGCCGACGGCAGCGTCCGGGTTCCCGGTATTTTCGCGGCCGTTCCCTACTGCATCGACCTGATCGGCGGCCCGTATAGCGAAACCGATGACGCCGTTTGTCAGGCCTTCCGTCCCAAGTCTGCGCGCCGCCCGGCCTAGCGCCTCTTGCCAATCCGAACGACCCTTCTCGAATCGACACCGCCATGACAACACCTCTGCTGGAAACCATCGAACTTGAAAGTGCCGCCAACCCCACTGCGGCCGTCATCTGGCTGCATGGTCTGGGCGCTGACGGCGGCGACTTCGTCCCCATCGTCAAGGAACTTGATCTGGACGGCTGCGCGCCTATCCGTTTCATTTTTCCTACCGCGCCGACCATGCCGGTCACGATTAACGGCGGCTATGTGATGCGCGCCTGGTACGACATCGTCGCGCCCTCCCTGGTGGTCAATGAAGACGAAACCGGACTGCGCGCCTCGCAACACGCCATCGAACAACTGATTGCCCGCGAAATCGCCCGTGGCATTCCGGCCGAACGCATTGTCCTCGCCGGTTTTTCGCAAGGCTGCGCAATGACGCTGCACACCGGACTGCGCTATCCGCACAAACTGGCCGGTCTGCTCTGCCTGTCCGGCTACCTGCCTTTACGCAGCCTGATCGCGGCCGAACGCAACCCCGCCAACCAGCACACGCCTATTTTGATGGCGCATGGCAATGCCGACGGTGTCGTCGCCCCCATCCGCGCAGAACAATCGCGTGATGTGCTGACCGGGCTGGGCTACCAGATCGACTGGCGCACCTATCCGATGCCGCACTCGGTATGCCCGGAGGAAGTGAGCGACATCGGCCACTGGTTGCAACAGGTACTGCCATCGGCCCCCTCCGCAGGAAACTAAGTCGGCAGAACAGGGAACAATTTCACCGGCTTGCCCGGTCAAATTGCTCCCTTCACTACTTCTCAGAGTTTTCCATGGACCGCATTCCCGCTGGCAGTACCTTTCGCAATACGCCCCGTATCGCCCCTCATGGCACCGACACCCCCGCTCCGCCTGCCACACCAAAAACAAAACGACGCCAGACCGTGCGGGAATCCCTGCTGGTCAGCACCCTGATTCGCGCCCATATCACCTCCCTCTCCGTACCTATCGACACCTCGGAATGGCTAGCGTCGCCGGCAAGCGGTCGGCGGCGTCACAAAGCCGGCACGAGCAGCCGCTCCGCCTCTCTTTCTGCTCGAACGATAAACACCTCGCCTTCGCCGGCGCAAGAATCGCGTGCAAAAACACGCATGAAAACCGAGCCTGTGCCGATAGCGACAAGCAGCGCGGACAACGCCCACACCGTATCAAGGCAGCCGTCCGCATAGAAGCAAGACCGATGGCAAAGGGTAGCGACGCAGCCTAGGGTGGTAAGCTGGGCCATTGAACATGAATCAGCTTGACTCACTCAGGAGACCCCATGCCTGCCACCGCTGCCGCCCCCAACACGGCAAGATCAACCGAGGCGCTACACGACATCACCTTGCAAATTGAAGGTATGTCCTGCGCCTCCTGCGTTGCCCGCGTTGAAAAAGCGCTCGCCAAAGTCCCCGGCGTCTATACCGCCTCGGTCAATCTGGCCACCGAAAAAGCCACGCTGAGCGTCAACGCCGAAGCCGATACCGGCCCCAGCACGGCCATACTGCTGGCGGCCGTCCAGGCCGCCGGCTATCACGCCCAGCTACTCGAACCGGATGCGCCACCGCTCGCACCGGAAGCGATCACCAGCCTGCCGGTATGGTGGCCGGTCGCGCTCAGCGCTTTGCTCAGTGCGCCCCTGCTGCTGCCGATGTTGCTGCTGCCCTTCGGTGTCGCCTGGCAATTACCGCCGTTCTGGCAATGGCTGCTGGCAACGCCGGTGCAATTCTGGCTGGGCGCGCGCTTTTATCGCGGCGGCTGGGCAGCAATTAAAGCGCGTAGCGGCAATATGGATTTGCTGATCGCACTCGGTACCAGCGCCGCTTACGGCTTGTCGCTCTACGAATGGTGGCTACCGCAAGCGGCCGGATCGATGACAACGATGACGACAGCGATGGGTAAGGGACTGATGCACGCCGCGCCGCTGTATTTCGAAGCCTCCGCCACCGTCATCACTCTGGTACTGCTGGGAAAATGGCTGGAAAGCCGCGCCAAACGACAAACCACCGAGGCCTTGCGTGCGCTCAATGCGCTGCGTCCCGCACACGCTACCGTGCGTCGTAACGGCACCGACCGCCAAGTGCCACTGTCAGCGCTGGTGGTAGGCGATCTGGTTCTGGTACTGCCGGGCGAACGCATCCCGGTCGATGGCGCAGTCAAGGAAGGCAGCAGCCATGTCGACGAATCGCTATTGACCGGCGAAAGCCTGCCGGTGGTCAAAGACCCCGGTTCACGCGTGAGCGCCGGGGCCATGAATGGCGAAGGGAGTCTGCTGATCGCCACGGCGGCTATCGGTGCCGAAACCATGCTGGCGCACATCATTCGCATGGTCGAACAGGCGCAGGCCGTCAAAGCGCCGGTACAGCGGCTGGTCGACCGTGTCAGCGCCGTCTTCGTGCCGATCGTGCTGCTGATCGCCGTTGCCACGCTACTCGGCTGGGGTCTGCTCGGCGGCGACTGGCCGCAGGCGCTGTTGCACGCCGTCGCCGTGCTGGTCATCGCCTGTCCCTGCGCGCTGGGTCTGGCGACGCCGACGGCGATCATGGCCGGTACCGGCGTGGCAGCGCGGCACGGCATTCTGGTCAAGGATGCCGAGGCGCTGGAAAACGCGCACAGAATAGATACCGTGGCCTTCGACAAAACCGGCACGCTGACAGAAGGCCGGCCGCAGCTTAGCGCCTTGCATGCGTCCAATGGCGACAAAACAGCCCTGCTCAATGCCGCCGCCGCGCTGCAACGCTATAGCACCCATCCGCTGGCGCAGGCAGTGCTGGACGCGGCGCGGGATGCAACGCGGGATACCGCAAGTGATGTAGCAAATGATGCAACACGCCATGCGGCAATCCATACGACTGCGGATTCGGCACCAACGCAAGCATTGCCAACCTCAAATTCAACCAACACCAGCGCACAGGAAGCCTCGTCGACCGGCGGGCAGACTGTGGCGGGACGCGGCGTGCAAGGCGAGTGGCAGGGGCGCACTTACTTTCTGGGCAGTGCGCGCTGGATGCAGGAACTGGGCGCCGATTGCGCGTCCTTGCAAGCGCAGGCAGACATACTGGAAACGCAGGGCAATACCCTGTCCTGGCTGGCACGAAAAAACGCTGAGGGCTCAGTGGAAACGGTTGGCTGGCTCGCTTTCAGCGATACCGTCAAATCAGGAGCGGCGGCGGCGGTAGCGCAACTACAGGCATTGGGAATCAGCACCGTCATGTACACCGGCGACAATGCAGGTAGCGCAGCCAAAATCGCCACAGCGCTGGGCATCAACAGTTACCGGTCGGGAATGCTGCCCGACGATAAGGCTAATGCCATCAGCGCTTTGCGCGCCGAAGGGAAAGTCGTTGGTATGGTCGGTGATGGCATTAACGATGCCCCGGCACTCGCGGCGGCCGATATCGGCATCGCCATGGCCAGCGGCACTGATGTGGCCATGCAGGCAGCCGGCATCACGCTCATGCGCGGCGATCCGGGTCTGGTGGCGGATGCGATTGATATCTCGCGACGCACTTACGGAAAAATCCGGCAAAACCTGTTCTGGGCGTTTATCTACAATCTGGTGGGCATACCACTGGCGGTTTCCGGCCTGCTCAATCCGATGATTGCCGGTGCGGCCATGGCTCTGAGCAGCGTCAGCGTCGTGAGCAATGCCTTGCTGCTGCGCCGCTGGCGGCCTGCTTCGAAGAGGAAAGAAAAGCAATAAGCTCCATGCGCCTCCGCATGGCGCATGGTGAGGACAAGATCAAACCCAAATGACTCGGGTACCAGTCAGCTGCGGCGCAGTGGCCGCTGCGGATATTGTTGCAGGCATTGCCTGATTCATGGGACTCACGGGCGGCAATTGCTCCACCCAGGCTTTATGGATGGCGATACTGCGTACGCCATGAATCAGATCGAGCAGATGATGCGAAGCGGCGCGGCGCAAAAATTTGGAGTCGGTCTTCATTTGCTTGGCCAGTGCGGCGGCCAGTCGCGCATGGTAAGCCTCCCTGGCCTCCGGCTGACTTTGCACACAGGCATAAAAATGGGCGCGGCTCAGCACACGTGAATTCTGACCGGCCGGGATGCGGAAGTAGCGTTTGATCCGCTCATTATCGACATGCTGCAAATCTTTGACGGAACCCTCCACCACTTTTTGTTGTATGGCGTCGGACAGTGCCAGCTCCTGCCCCAGATCCGTATTGAGCATCCTCGTCAATAATTTTTCCCGCACCTCGGCGGTGCTGCCCGTAAAGAACTCACGGGGATATTCCGACAAGAAGAGTTTTTCCATCCGGATAAGGTCGCTCCTGAGCAAACCGGTGCGCAGGGCAGAGAGCCCCCGCGCCCTGAGCAAACCGAGTACATGGTCGTAGATAGCGCCCGCCCGGTTCTCCTTTGCCGCCGCGCGCAAGATGAGGCCATGCAGTTTGGCGAGAACCAACTCGTCTCGCGCATCCAGGTAGCGTTCCTTGGCTTCAAAAATTGCACCTTGCATGCCGACTGTGTTCACTACCGTATCGTTATTATGCTGTTTCGCCCATTGCCTTGAGGACGCGGAAACGTCCTCACCGACAAACTTTCGCTCCTTGCTTTCATACACGGCACGCTCGATGGCGCCGGCCACCGTCAGCGGCGCACCCACTGCCGACAAGGCCACACCGACCGGTACGCCAGCGCCAGAAAAATTGGCGATATTGCCCGCCGCCATCAGGCTTTGTCCCGTTACCGTCAGTGCGCCGTAGCTGATCGAATGATGTTTGT harbors:
- the yjgA gene encoding ribosome biogenesis factor YjgA translates to MPNPNRGSCGFQSNEFEQEYDRPSKSQLKRDMTALQKLGAELVAESRDRVKRVPMPEDVRDAILECQQIKDHEGRRRQMQYVGKKMRTLNEEELAAIQRTLDSWRGLSKADTAAMHALERRREKLLKDDAELTKLLGLYPQLDAQQLRTLIRNARKEQAENKPPKAYREIFQILKQLQAGGKTKRDHDHDGEDDADIDDGMDDGDDEHYKHDGHDEHDGV
- the mog gene encoding molybdopterin adenylyltransferase codes for the protein MHSGDEVSVDASHDTADTLRIGLVSVSDRASGGVYQDQGIPALQEWLTGALRTPWRAHTRLVPDTRTDIEAALIELVDVVGCHLVLTTGGTGPARRDVTPEATLAVGTREMPGFGEQMRQISLQFVPTAILSRQVAVIREMPAEVSLHAALIMNLPGQPKSIRETLEGLRNADGSVRVPGIFAAVPYCIDLIGGPYSETDDAVCQAFRPKSARRPA
- a CDS encoding carboxylesterase codes for the protein MTTPLLETIELESAANPTAAVIWLHGLGADGGDFVPIVKELDLDGCAPIRFIFPTAPTMPVTINGGYVMRAWYDIVAPSLVVNEDETGLRASQHAIEQLIAREIARGIPAERIVLAGFSQGCAMTLHTGLRYPHKLAGLLCLSGYLPLRSLIAAERNPANQHTPILMAHGNADGVVAPIRAEQSRDVLTGLGYQIDWRTYPMPHSVCPEEVSDIGHWLQQVLPSAPSAGN
- the pmbA gene encoding metalloprotease PmbA, whose amino-acid sequence is MNDSVFIHSQDQLQQLAHDLLRFAREKGASDAVVDISEGSGLSVAVRKGSIETIEQNKDKGIGITVYLGEGRNVRRGNASTSDFSQQAMRDTVEAAWNIARFTAIDDCAGLPDADQMESNPPDLKLCTPWQISAAEAVELAQRCEAAAFAVDKRITNSEGASIYAQQSHFVTANSRGFMAGYPFSRHSISVAPIAGKGGNMQRDDWYSSSRDPAKLAAPEAIGRYAAERALARLNARKLSTRRCPVLFEAPLAAGLLGAFVQAVSGGSLYRKSSFLLDSLHQQVLPSHVQIVEDPHVVGAVGSAPFDEEGVRTHRRQVVIDGVVQGYFLSTYSARKLGMETTGNAGGSHNLSMTSSLTKRGDHFSGMLKKMGTGLLVTELMGQGVNYVTGDYSRGASGYWVENGVIQYPVEEITIAGNMKEMLRQIVAIGNDTLVRGTKQVGSILLESMMVAGD
- a CDS encoding heavy metal translocating P-type ATPase, with amino-acid sequence MPATAAAPNTARSTEALHDITLQIEGMSCASCVARVEKALAKVPGVYTASVNLATEKATLSVNAEADTGPSTAILLAAVQAAGYHAQLLEPDAPPLAPEAITSLPVWWPVALSALLSAPLLLPMLLLPFGVAWQLPPFWQWLLATPVQFWLGARFYRGGWAAIKARSGNMDLLIALGTSAAYGLSLYEWWLPQAAGSMTTMTTAMGKGLMHAAPLYFEASATVITLVLLGKWLESRAKRQTTEALRALNALRPAHATVRRNGTDRQVPLSALVVGDLVLVLPGERIPVDGAVKEGSSHVDESLLTGESLPVVKDPGSRVSAGAMNGEGSLLIATAAIGAETMLAHIIRMVEQAQAVKAPVQRLVDRVSAVFVPIVLLIAVATLLGWGLLGGDWPQALLHAVAVLVIACPCALGLATPTAIMAGTGVAARHGILVKDAEALENAHRIDTVAFDKTGTLTEGRPQLSALHASNGDKTALLNAAAALQRYSTHPLAQAVLDAARDATRDTASDVANDATRHAAIHTTADSAPTQALPTSNSTNTSAQEASSTGGQTVAGRGVQGEWQGRTYFLGSARWMQELGADCASLQAQADILETQGNTLSWLARKNAEGSVETVGWLAFSDTVKSGAAAAVAQLQALGISTVMYTGDNAGSAAKIATALGINSYRSGMLPDDKANAISALRAEGKVVGMVGDGINDAPALAAADIGIAMASGTDVAMQAAGITLMRGDPGLVADAIDISRRTYGKIRQNLFWAFIYNLVGIPLAVSGLLNPMIAGAAMALSSVSVVSNALLLRRWRPASKRKEKQ